ctttttcCCTCCAGGGCCTTCTCAGTGGACTATGTGGAAattttgacagtgtgacagtgaacgATATGACCACCTCCAGCCACATGGAAGTCAATAATGCACAGACCTTTGGAGACAGCTGGGCCCTAGGAGAGGTATGAGTCAGCTTAGCTCCTGTCCTCCATTAattcttcctttcctctttctgtctttgtctatCTCCCACTCACTCATCCTTTCACTCCTTTCCAGCTCACTGTTGCTCCTGTAGTTTATGTGTGCTTCCCTCCCTTGAGTCCACTGTGATATTTAAGAGTAATCAGACACTTGAtcatctcctgtgtgtgtgttttgtgtgtttcagtgtgaaagtGACTACGTAGTCGAGCGACCATGTGAAGGGGACTTAGGCAGACAGCCGTATGCCAAGAGGGAGTGTGCTCTTCTCTACAGCGATGTCTTTGCACCCTGTCACAATGTGGTGAGTGTCATtgaagtgacacacacacacaaacatccctACAGAGCGAATACAGCTATAGAAAGGTTATCTTGCATGCAAGTGGGGGCCACAGGTCAGTGAGGGGTTATGGGAACAACTCTGAACTCATCCCAGTGAATACTGTTCTTCAGAGACCAAATGCCACACCAGATGCAGGGGCGCACACATGCACGGACAggcacacagacgcacacctacagaaaatgttttattacagtatagtgtttctgtatgtggcCAGCAGAGGGAGCTATTTGTATACATGCTAAGTGGCCACTGCATTAAGTCTGAAGACAAACATAACACTGCGACACCTGCTTCACTTAGCAGACTTAATTAATAATGTGCAAATAGTTAATACTTTCCATAAAGATAAACACAATGAACAATCTAATTATTactgtctgttctgttgtttgGTAGTAATTCTCCTCTAAAATAAGGGCTCTGTTACCACTGATTTGAGCTTTAGTCTTTTCTCAGTGGGAAACGGACATGAAAGGGAATGTAATGGAAGAAAAATATGGCCTTGTACTTGTTCGTCCTGAGCGTCAGAAAGATAACTGTACAGATCCAGCTTTTTACAATTTATTTCTTTGCGCACTGTATAAAAGACACTTCAGTTTATTTGATAAATTGGATGTACCTGCGTGATTCTTGCAAGTCGTCGCTGTCCGATGAAAAAACGTATCTCCACTCTTtacgtttttgacatttttcattgtacGGCATGTCCGCATTCCTCCTtagcaactgatgtgttgggtatttatacgaccatcagtcaaactgaagtgTGCATGTCAATATCAGATTACTATTTTCTGATGATTTATATTGATTTGAATATAAATgcgaaccaaaagcttttgttagcaTAATGCGTTAAGTGGCGATACAGAATAGCctgcaatcaagtttggtgggacataaaaatgagaacCGCACGTCGTTGGAGCGCATAGTAAAAAAATGCTCCTGGAAACAACAAATTTTGGagatatgtttttttcatgGGACAGCAAGGAAATTTAGGTTATATTCATATGGTTGTATTGCTCtgagtaaaagtataaaataaatccaaagaGTAGTAGTTCTCATGAAGATTTAATCTAAAAGGTCATGGTTAGAGTTTTGACTAGATACACTAGCTgttcagatttctttttaaaacaaaaattgagTAAGAAAGATTTAATAACACCAGTGAAGTTAACCAAATGATCTCCATATTCTGCGTGGAGAGAAAAGCAACCATCCGAGGTCATAGAGAATCCAGCTCCGTACACTCCTAAAGCTAAGGTTTCTTGAGATACAACTGTGTGATTTCTGTGACCCTGTGATGCGTCCTTgccagcaaaaacacaacactctgTGTTCCActtacatttcacagattttattaaaacagatttttgattGTTGGATTGTTTATCTGCACTACTCCAGAATACCTTTTCAGTAACatgatatttaatttacaaGGCTGCTGATCCGCTCAGGATGCAGCACAATACCTAATCAATATTTAAGTTTATCACAGCTAAATTGTTGATAATACAAATTAAAGTTCTCCTGAGATGAAAGCTGTTGTACTTGCACGTTACTGCTGCCAGTGTCGAAAACCAGTGGCCCAGTCAACCTTGCCTTTGGACAGACCAACTCATCGCTGatgcattttgtctgtctgtcatagAGCTAATCTGATCCCTTCTGCACCAGAGGTTGACCCACATTCCTTTGTCCTGATATCTCATCACTCCTTCCCTGTTTGAATTATTGAAAACTACTCACCCTCTACACATGACCTCTCCTAGTTTCCCCCAGCGAGATTTGGCCTGGTTCACTTtatgattgtttgtttgtgtgtgtgtgtgtgtgtgtgagagagagagagagagagagagaccatgtaaacattttgtgtgtgccCTCCAGGTGGATGTGGCCTGGTTCTATAGGAACTGCCTCACAGACACTTGCAATTGTAACCGTGGGGGAGACTGTGAGTGTCTCTGTACGTCCATCGctgcatatgcacacaaatgTTGTCAACAGGGAGTCACAATACACTGGAGATCACCCTCTGTCTGTcgtgagtacacacacacacacacacacgctcatagTATGTTGTTCTACTCTGTCAGGCTGTGAGATGATAGAGAACAATAGAAAAACGATCTTATCTCACACTTTTTAGAAAAGTATTTTTATGCATCATTGGCTGGAGGCATTAAGTTTGCGGGTTGTCAGTTCGTCTGTTTGTACGTACGTCTGTCTGTATATCTGTCCATTCCATTCTCATTATATTTCAAGAACgctttgtgaaaatgtctttggcaCAAACATCTACCTGGATGTATCCGAGAATTCACAAACTagttatgacaaaatttcatacaaatatctaataagataaaatgatgaaatgacgTGATGATTTTAAGACTGGTCATTTCatataaagtataaagaaaATGTGCTATGTTGCGATCTGTATGTTACCTGCATATGAAACGACCCACTGGAATATGAAATATTGTTTGTATTGCACAGCCTTAGTCTGCCTGtattctgctttctttttgaaTCTCAGTTACATGTTACCTCAGATCTGAAATGCTTTGTAACTTTTGAACTGCTCTCTTTCAGCCTATGACTGTGAGTACTATAATCAAGGTATGTATGAGTGATAGGTAGTCATTCACAGAGAGCTGTTTTGTTGACTGTCATTTCCCAACCTTACACTCTGATttcctctctctatctttcaCCTCCCCAAAGAGCTCGGTGATGGCCCATTTTCCTTGGTGAgtgctgtttttaatgacaCTATGTTTGGAGTGAATCGCACCAGCAGCTCAGTTTTTCCTctggtgagagagagaacagggaAGTTGCCTGCTCCAGGTCTACTGTTCAACTTCATGATCACAGCAGGCCTGCAGAAGGACAGAACATCACGTGAGCATCCATATAAACACGGTTACATGCTACTACTCTCTCTTTTTATGAGCAAATTAACTCTTATTCGCCTCTTTTCCCAGGTGTCCGAGTGGTGTCTTTGGAGTCTGCAGAAAGACCAAACTATTTCCTTGTCGTGTCAGGGCACAGCAGTCTTCAGATGGAGCGTTGGAGTCGAGGGGCCGACTTTAGTCGAAGGGCAACCTTTATTCAGCACCAGGGGCTCTTTCTGCCAGGTCACACCTCTTTCGAGCTTGTCGGCCATCCTGGAATCTTTCTGACACTGACACGCACTGCTGCACGAGCTCAGAGATATGACAGCTCAGACGGCttcaaaggcagcagcagcttcaaacTGGAGGGTTCGGAAACACAAGCATgtatccaacacacacacgcatttacATAAAAAACTAACTAATCAggtgtttttcctctcctctggtAGAAAGCAGTTTTGTGATACCATACCGTATGATGTGTGAGTGGCGCTACCAAGCCTGTGCCAGTCCTTGTGTCCACACTTGCAGCGACCCAGATGCAACACGCTGCCAGTTCCTGCCTCCGTAAGAGGCTTGGCTCATCAAAAGCACTCATTTCACAGCTAAAATAATCTATGCATAATTCAGGTGCTGAAATAGTTTCTGTATGTTGCAGTGTCGAGGGATGCTTCCCACGTTGTCCCAAGAACATGGTCCTTGATGAAGTCACCAGAAGATGCGTCTACACAGAGGACTGTGCGTACAACGGAttgatgttttgtctttaatgcCATTAATAAGTTAGGGTTTTCTCGTGCTATATGTATCTTAtttacttttctgtatttttcatcGAATAAACGTGTACTTATTAATATTACATTGTTTATATCATATTTATATTATCGACTAGGTGTTTCCCTTCCCCCAACTCCAACACCATTTGCATATGTGACACGGTCCAACAGAACCACCACAGCACCACCAAcaacttcaacaacaacaacaacaacaagcactATGACTATTACCACAAGGCCTTCAACCACAACTACTACTACCAGTACCTCTACAACCACAACCACCCCAGCCACCACCAGAGCGACGACTACCTCCTCCACCACTGTCAGGCCTACAACAACCACTACCACTCCTACTACTCCCAGTACAACATCAGCCACCGAGCGTGTCACCACTCCACTTACCACTGTTGTTTCAACCACTCTCATTCCCTCAAGCCCACCAGCGATGACCACTGTCAGCACAACTGAAATGACCCCCACTCAAACTACAGTAAGCACAGGGGTCACTTCAACAGTCACCACCGCAACACCATCCATTCTGTCCACTGAGGCTACAGTCCCCTcgtctccctctccttcatcaCCGGCTATTTTTCCTTCCACCACCTTGCTCCCAActcccaccacccccaccattGCCACAACATCTCCAACATCAACAACTTCAACCCCATCTTCTCCAACCTCCCCCTCTACACGGCCACCACTCTCTACAGATGTCACAACTGCCACGACCTCCACCACTTCACTCCCTGAAACCACCACTGAAACAACAACCATTCTTCAACCTTCACCGGATTCTACCACCACCACAGACACCTCAACAGTTGTGACAACAACTGAAGAACTTCCTACAACCATCGAGCCCACTAGTGAGCCAGTAACCATTGAAATAATCACCAGCCCTGACACCGTTCCTGTCACAGAGGAAGCATCAACCACACATCCTTTCCTCTTGCCCACTTCTCCCTGCATTGTAAGTGTTGCTGCTGTATTTAAAATTCAGTACACAGCCACAACATACTGTTCTAAGCATGCACCCAAACACCTTGAAGGTAAAAGTGTGCTGACTTGATTAATTGGGAAAGTTAGGCTAAGTCTACTGTGTAATTGATTACTTACATGAATGGATGAATTTACAGTGGTTTCAAGTGTCTGTAGACTTTTTCCCCAATGTTGTGATAAAGTGAATTTCCCCAACATTGTGATTACTCATATTTGAAAAAGAATAGGTGAAGTGTCTTATTAGTgtgatattaataatattaattaatatattaattatagAAATTACATTCTAAAACATTAAACTATCAATATGTGTTTTACTGATATGTGCATAATCAGTCTGTTTCTATGCTTACAGTTAGGCACTATCTAGGCACgaaaaacagctttaaagtTACAAAATAGAAGCGCCAATGTCGTGACATGTAAACAtacaaaatgtttgtctttgtctccacaGCCTCCATACTCCTACCGTATCGATGAATGCGCTGAGCTGATCTGTTTCAATGgagagctgctgcttcacaacTCCTCTCTGCACTGTCGTTTCAACACCACCCAGCCCCAGTGCAGTCTGCTGGGCCTGCCCATCCTCATCAACACAGACGCCTGCTGTCCACAGTGGCAGTGTCCCTGTATGTTCAGTTGTTCCAAAATCCAGTTTTCTTTCAGTAACAGGCAGGCCTGGTTATTAGAATCCATCATTTACTGGGATGATCTGTGCTTGATGTTACTGATACAGTTTGCTTCTTCCAGGTCGCTGCACTGTGATGTCAGACCTGCGTGTTATCACATTTGATGGCAACAACGTGGCCTTGTATGATAATGGCTCCTACATCCTGGTTAACCTGCCCAGAGAGACTATTATTGGCACTGTGGAGAAATGTCCAACTAGCCAGGTAACATACAAATGTGTTTCATGAGAAatctaaaaacaaatgtttattttgtgaaatgttttctcttttttgtagAGTGTAAACTCCATCAGACGAACCGTGAGTACAATCTTTTCTCATCATTATCATTCCCACAATTATGTCTGCATCATTATCAAAAGCTATTATTGATTCACTAAATATTATCTCTTATCGTTGCGTTTTATAATTTCCCTCCCTTACAGAGTCCGGCAGGTGGAACATCTGGTTTGTGTTTTAAGAAGCTGAACATTACTACAGCCTCTTACAGAATTATTATCAACCGACTGGATCGTAAGGTGAATCTCTTTACCTAATTCACTGCAGAGGGTTTAGCTTGTCCTACGCAGATGActtgtttcttgtgtgtgtccGTCTGTCTCCAGGTGACGGTCAACTACAGACCTGCTAGACTTCCATTCTCCCGTCACTCTCTTTATGTGGAAGACACAGGCAGTATGTACCTGATCCACACCCCTGGCGGAATCAGCATACAGTGGTATCACAGCACTGGCATTGCTGTGTTGCAGTACATCACCCCCTATAATGCGTCTGTGCCCACGCGAGGCCTGTGTGGTGAGTCTATACAAACTAGGGCTGTGGCTAactattgtttttattgtggaTTAATCTGCCAGTCTTTTTCACAATTAAttacaacagtccaaaacccaaaagaCTTTAGTAAAGATTTAAGAAGCTGGTACCAGCAAATGTTggatatttttgcttgaaaaatgattaatcaattatgaaaactgtgtttttgatCAGATAATCTGTTAATCGACAAGTAGTTGCAGCTgtaatacacacaaacacactcacacacatgcacataaacacctGTTGGACTGCATCAGCACCAGCCCCATTTATCTAAGTGCCAGCTATCAGCGCCTAAAGGCTTAGTGTCTAAACAGCAGACATCACTTTGACTTGACTCATTATGGGAAATGACAATTTGAGATGTTGGGAGCCATTTGGTTGAATTAGACAGTTTCAAACACATCTGATTCTACATTTATGTTGCTCACTGTCAGCAGCagtaacacatacacatgcacaccaaatagctgtctgtctgttgtgtcaGGTTGCTGTGACGGGAACCCAGAGGATGACCTGAAGCTGCCCAATGGCACAGTGGTCAGAGAGGTGGGGGACATGATGCTCTTCCTGCAGGCTTGGAGAGTCCATACCACAGATGAAACCGAACACATGCGCAGGGTTGGGGACAACTGCACCACCGGGGACTGCTCCATCTGCCTCTCCATGCTTCGCCAGAGAGCCTTCACACCGTGTCACAGCAAGGTAGCTGTAGTATTCACAGAGCCTTTTACAAGCTTGATCTTAAAACATGTGTTTAGTTATTGTGCCGTGACTTCAATTCAGAAAAGATGGATTCATTCATAGATGAATCAAtgaatttaaaatcatttatcaAGAACAAATGGAAACGTTCTCTGGgtccagcttttcaaatgtgaggatttagACATTGTCTCTATTTTATGccattgtgggttttttttggggaATTTGAAGTGCCGGTCAGATACAACAAGATATTTAATGACAGCATTGTGGGAAATTGTAATTGTGTGAGctaaaaaaaagttaacagattaattgatatttaaaataatcatctgTTGAAGCCTGACATGATTTTGGCTTGGTTGCCTGTTTGTAGGTCACTCCGGAGCAGTTCTGCGACATCATGTGGGCGGGGGACCTGCACTACAAGGATCACCAGTGTGACTTTCTGGCAGCGTATGTGGCAGTCTGCTACACACATCAAGTGTGCATCAGCTGGAGACGACACAACTTCTGCCGtaaggagacaaagaaaagacacacatgcacgtagATGTACTCAGTCATGTTTCTCATTTGCTCTCGCATTGTTAAATGCCTGCCATCCTGTAGCATTGCGGTGTCCCCCTGGAAAGGAGTATCAGCCATGTGTAAGCACCTGCACCAGCCGCACCTGTCTAAACAGAGAGTACTACGAGGAGACCACCTGCTCCTTCAtcagagaggagtgtgtgtgccgTAGTGGAACCATCCTGCACCGTGCTGACTCCCCTTACTGTGTAACTGAGGATCGCTGTGGTGAGTGACAGAGTAATTACCTGCCTTTGCGATGAAATCTACACGAAATCTACAAGAGAGTCTGAATAAGATTTGGGCTATGTGTTACTGTGTATTACTCCCAGACTGACATACAGCTGTAGCATCAGTGTATTTACTTGGGTCTGATGTATCCAGTGTGCACAGATAATGAGGGAAACCCGCGGGCCCCGGGCGAGGTGTGGAATGGCTCTGCTCGCAGCTGCTGCCTGTACAAGTGCATGGAGAATGGCTCTGTGGTGGCTGTCGAGccagactgcagctctgttCCTACACCActgtgtgagagggagggagagtatGTGCTGGATGTAGTGGAGGAAGGAGCCTGCTGCCCAAAGAAGATCTGCGGTGAGCTTGGAAATGAAATTCGTCTTTGCCAAGCAAAGTGTCTGACCCAAACACGAACCTCTGGAGATTGCAGTCTAGAGATGATGGTTTAATCTTTTCCCTTCATTCTGCCTTAGAACCGACCCTTTACAGTAGTGTTATATTGGTGATGAGGATCCACCATTGCTGTTGCTAACCAGCATACCCAAATACTTCTAATTTCAGAGACCAAATATCAAATACCAGTGAAAAAACCAGTGAAATGATATTTTACTGgccatctttttttctcctttaccAATTGTCAGAGTGCAACATGACCATCTGTGACAGTGAAGCTCCACCTTGTGATAATGGAAACAGGCTTGTGATTGGTTACAGcgctctgtcctgctgtccagAGTACAGATGTGGTGGGAACAACCTTtaatttctcctctcttttctccagtGTTCTTAGACATCTTGTAACCTATGTTTGTGATATTTTACCTGAACTTTTACTTTCACTTAACACTTTGCTGTGACTGGTCTTTCTCAGAGTGTGACCCCATGGCATGCCCTCCTGTGTCTGCTCCCAGCTGCAGGGAAGATCAGTTCCTAGTGGAGGTCAGGGGGGAAAAACCCTGCTGCTACTCCTACCTGTGTGGTGagttttttgttgctgtttcaCAGGccagtctcttaaaattaaaTCAGAAGTCTGTGGTGTGAGGTTAGCCATCTCCCGTGTCTTCATCCTTGACAATTCCctcaaatacagcaacaaaactGAATATATTGTTTGTGTTATCTGTCTGAGTAGTCTGTGAGTCATGTATTGAACCAATTCCAACGTGTTCACATGGAGAAATTCTGGCTTTGGATCTTAACAACAGTAACAGCTGCTGTCCTCAGTATCATTGTGGTaagtgtgtccgtgtgtgtgacactgtgtgcatgtgtgtttttgtgtcttcaaAGTCACATTTATACTTTCCTTCcatgtgttacagtgtgtgatGTCAACCTGTGCCCTGAGTCATCTGTAAGCTGTGCACCTGGTCTCTCTTTGGTTCAAACTACTGTCCCAGGGCTTTGCTGCCCACAGCACCACTGCggtacactcacacacatacatcctaTTTGTTTCTACCGTGTGTGTTGAGTTGACGACTGGAATAATCCCAGAAATTGTTATGCCTGTCACGTACTTGCATAAACTTCAAACCATCTCTCTTTTTAACTTTCTCCATTTTATTCCCAGAATGCCAATGCGAGGACAGCTCTCACCCCATCTGTCAGGTGGTAAGTCAGCAAAAAGCTGCATCACAAGTCACTGTGTAATCAGGTTTTTGCTATACGGAAGGAAGAAGTGAAGCAAATTCAGTTAATTCAGcactctgttttctctcagggAGAGGTGCTGGTCGAGATTCCAGACAGCAGCACCAACTGTGGGTGTCCTCAGCATGCATGCCGTATGTGTAACAAAAGAACGAaagctcacagacacacacttgtcaACACTGTGACAATAGACACTGCTTCATTTATtgcttcattatttttattcacagggcccattcatatttaaaatgagaaaattaatgTCTCTTacagtataataaataaattatttatccTTTTGTTccaacatgttttgttgtgtatgtgtgtgtgtgtgtgtgtagagaagGCAGAGGTGTGTCTGTTCCAAGGGGTAACAGTGCTGGGCCCAGGTCAGTCTCTGGTTCAGTACCTTGAAGGAGAGCTGTGTTACACTGTCCACTGCCTGCATCACAGGGATCCAGACTCTGGCTTCTATGCCATGGAAATTTCCTCTGTCAACTGCTCCCAGAGATGTGGACCAGTATGTATCCAacatatttaatacattttgacaGATCACAGTCAGTGTGAGAAGCATATTTTCTGATTTAATGTCTTCAGCTGTAACTTTTATACCATGCTTCATCCAATCCTCTTTGCATCTGCATCTCGTACACGTCGTTAATTTCTGCATTCGCCTCATCTCTTCAGCACCAGGTGTACGTGCCGTCCACGGACCCTCAGGTGTGCTGCGGTTCCTGCAAAAATGTCTCCTGTACTTTCACCAACGAAAACGGGACAGCAGACCTTTTCGCTGTAAGAACGAAACACATCCACCTGCGCTCAGTGCTCCCCTTTCAGAGTGGGACTGATTCTGATCGTGTGTGCAGGCAGGGAGTTCCTGGGTGGAGAACTGTACACGTTACGACTGCATGGAGACAGCAGTGGGAGCGGTGATTCTCGCCTCTGGGGTGGTTTGCCCTCCTTTCAATGACACAGAGTGTCTTCAGGTCAGGACCtctgaatgtactgtatgtgatcGTAAGGTTAAACCATTCTTTTTAATAATTACTATGCTATTGTGCTTGCCTGAATATTTTGGAGTTGTTTGAATATTGTTTACCATTAAGTTTATTTTCTCTAACTGTTCTCTTCCCGCAGAATGGTGGTGTAGTTCAGAGCTATGTGGATGGTTGCTGCAGGACATGTGAGTCTCCAGATTTATTAGGTGCTTCTGGTAATGCTTTGAGCTGTCACGCGAAGGGGTGAGCGCCTTGTTGTCTGGCAGTGGAGGGGCTTGTTGGCT
This is a stretch of genomic DNA from Scatophagus argus isolate fScaArg1 chromosome 7, fScaArg1.pri, whole genome shotgun sequence. It encodes these proteins:
- the otogl gene encoding otogelin-like protein isoform X1, with translation MNLKWTVKRFLLMSFSVSHLLLLEGAQSRLSGTEGRLQRRANALRRKRDLLGEETYRPLLSEGTLSRSILHNYTARDASSEYCGCLNGGWCQEGGVCDCAQFQALGDRCQIIPNQGQDRDGICRSWGQHHYETFDGIYFYFPGTCSYILAQDCNSATPQYTVWVHNSRVCDEKVYSCPRALSLFFPNEEEIHISGYQVHQGGHRLSLPQTIGGVFIERLADYLLVKSVFGFSLAWDGGSGVYLKMSEEHQGAPCGLCGNFNHIAGDDLTTSRGIRTDEPALFANSWAVDLPHERACPSVDLDFNGPCQSESDMDDAIEKCSALLFFPFLSCHENIDPNPFVASCVSDLCVSDDEETFCRALVEYTRACSHVGYPVREWRDSFPSCNDGCEESFVYRDCISCCPPTCTFEKECLGTNLHCLDGCYCPDGLILQNGTCIAVSQCPCVYHGTSYVQGHVLQQGCSVCVCAGGVWNCTENNCTAECSVIGDVFVTTFDGRMFLQPGACQYVLAKSRSSSRFTVTVQYTTCAEQQVCIQSVTVVLDEDVSHQITLTREGEVIIGVNQAPVLPYVDDAVEVQKLTTVFTLLKTGIGLRLHYDGRGGRVYLQLDSQWRGQTLGLCGTFNGNLRDDFLSPAGMIEGTPQLHANVWKVSSACVAPVNLPIVDPCEMNQNNVFYASQCEVLVGSVFAPCHGYISPNVYQQQCRYQACRCGSSCLCTALAHYAYLCSKHGVSIDFRSQVSECGVVCLGGMLYSSCVSSCGRSCRALSGTETCNPDDCAEGCGCPDSSYYDDVRQRCVQLSQCHCYSMGGVSQPGEVTFSASGPCLCRNGKMECVPEEKEPDSVEVGECPEGKVYHSCTEQRGGVACAPTCRNLMLNLTCPPSTPCIPGCVCPPGLVLHHGQCYYPENCPCVWLGLEYLPGETVETPCYRCVCHRGFFNCSYSPCPAVCTVYSDRHYHTFDGLEYDYHSDCQVYLLKSAGETEVSIVAQNKDCYESGIVCMKILVIHVGLTKIYFTDNSGNPSPSTVVGRGSEFELWKAGYYTVVHFSNQDLTILWDRKTTVHIRAGPQWKGLLSGLCGNFDSVTVNDMTTSSHMEVNNAQTFGDSWALGECESDYVVERPCEGDLGRQPYAKRECALLYSDVFAPCHNVVDVAWFYRNCLTDTCNCNRGGDCECLCTSIAAYAHKCCQQGVTIHWRSPSVCPYDCEYYNQELGDGPFSLVSAVFNDTMFGVNRTSSSVFPLVRERTGKLPAPGLLFNFMITAGLQKDRTSRVRVVSLESAERPNYFLVVSGHSSLQMERWSRGADFSRRATFIQHQGLFLPGHTSFELVGHPGIFLTLTRTAARAQRYDSSDGFKGSSSFKLEESSFVIPYRMMCEWRYQACASPCVHTCSDPDATRCQFLPPVEGCFPRCPKNMVLDEVTRRCVYTEDCVSLPPTPTPFAYVTRSNRTTTAPPTTSTTTTTTSTMTITTRPSTTTTTTSTSTTTTTPATTRATTTSSTTVRPTTTTTTPTTPSTTSATERVTTPLTTVVSTTLIPSSPPAMTTVSTTEMTPTQTTVSTGVTSTVTTATPSILSTEATVPSSPSPSSPAIFPSTTLLPTPTTPTIATTSPTSTTSTPSSPTSPSTRPPLSTDVTTATTSTTSLPETTTETTTILQPSPDSTTTTDTSTVVTTTEELPTTIEPTSEPVTIEIITSPDTVPVTEEASTTHPFLLPTSPCIPPYSYRIDECAELICFNGELLLHNSSLHCRFNTTQPQCSLLGLPILINTDACCPQWQCPCRCTVMSDLRVITFDGNNVALYDNGSYILVNLPRETIIGTVEKCPTSQSVNSIRRTSPAGGTSGLCFKKLNITTASYRIIINRLDRKVTVNYRPARLPFSRHSLYVEDTGSMYLIHTPGGISIQWYHSTGIAVLQYITPYNASVPTRGLCGCCDGNPEDDLKLPNGTVVREVGDMMLFLQAWRVHTTDETEHMRRVGDNCTTGDCSICLSMLRQRAFTPCHSKVTPEQFCDIMWAGDLHYKDHQCDFLAAYVAVCYTHQVCISWRRHNFCPLRCPPGKEYQPCVSTCTSRTCLNREYYEETTCSFIREECVCRSGTILHRADSPYCVTEDRCVCTDNEGNPRAPGEVWNGSARSCCLYKCMENGSVVAVEPDCSSVPTPLCEREGEYVLDVVEEGACCPKKICECNMTICDSEAPPCDNGNRLVIGYSALSCCPEYRCECDPMACPPVSAPSCREDQFLVEVRGEKPCCYSYLCVCESCIEPIPTCSHGEILALDLNNSNSCCPQYHCVCDVNLCPESSVSCAPGLSLVQTTVPGLCCPQHHCECQCEDSSHPICQVGEVLVEIPDSSTNCGCPQHACQKAEVCLFQGVTVLGPGQSLVQYLEGELCYTVHCLHHRDPDSGFYAMEISSVNCSQRCGPHQVYVPSTDPQVCCGSCKNVSCTFTNENGTADLFAAGSSWVENCTRYDCMETAVGAVILASGVVCPPFNDTECLQNGGVVQSYVDGCCRTCKEDGKTCKRVAIRTTIRKDDCRSNAPVTVYSCDGKCPSATIFNFNINSHARFCKCCRESGLQTRSVTLYCSRNATVVEYNFQEPLDCSCQWN